The nucleotide window TCACCAGGACCGCGACGAGGGTGCGCTTCTTGCCGATCAGGTCGCCGACCCGGCCGAGGATCGGCGTGAAGACCGAGGCGGACAGCAGGTACGCCGTCATCACCCAGGTCGCGGTGGACTGCGAGGTGTGCAGTTCGTGCTGGACGGTCGGCAGGGCCGGCGCGATCAGCGACTGGAGCATGGAGAAGACGCCCGCACCGGTCGCGAGGACCGCGAAGGTGAGGCGGGTGGACTTGCGGGGCATGGAGAGCCTCTCCGAACTGGGTGCGGCCGGGACCCGGACCGCGGGCGCACGGGTTCCGCGCGTGCCGGGGCGGCGCGGGGCGGCGGTGACCGTGGGACGGGGCCCTGTCCGGACGCGGCCGACGGCGGCAGCGGCGGGCAGGGGTGGTCGCGGAAGGTGTCAGGGAGTGTCAGGAGACGGGCGGTGCGCTCGGCGCGGGGCCCGTACGCAGACGAGGGGCGTCGCTCCGACGGCGCGTGCGGCCGCACGCGTCCCCGGTGGACACACCCCGCACTGCTAAAGTGGAGGTACCCCTCCACTGTAGCGGAGGCACACCTCCGATTCAACCTCGTCCCGCCCCGGGAGGCGCAGTGACCGCCCAGTCGTTCCCCGTCAGTGAGATCGTCGCGAGCCGGCGGCCGCACCGGAAGGACGCGGCGCGCAACTACGACGCGCTGCTCACCGCGGCGCGCGAGGCCTTCACGGAGCAGGGCGCGGACGCCTCCCTGGAGGACATCGCCCGCCGGGCGGGCGTCGGCATCGGCACGCTGTACCGCAACTTCCCGACCCGCAGGCACCTCTTCGAGAGCCTCTACGCGGACGAGGTCGACGCCCTGTGCCAGGTGGCCGGGGAGGTCGCCGGCCTGGAACCGTGGGAGGCGCTGACCACATGGCTGGACCGGTTCGCCGGCTACATGGTGACCAAGCGGGCCGTCCGTGAGGCGCTCAACGACGAGTCGGAGATCTTCGCCGCCTGCCGCGACTCGATGTACGCGGCCGGCACCCCGCTGTTCGAGCGGGCGCAGCGGGCCGGTGAGGCGCGTACGGACATGGACTTCGTCGACCTGCTGCGCATGGTCGCGGGCATCACCGCGACGACGTTCGAGAACGACGCGCAGCGCGACCGGGTCATGTCCATCGCCCTCGACGGCGTACGCGTCACCCACTGACCCGCCGGTCGCGGAGCCGCTTCTGTCCCCTCCCGTTCCGCGCCGCTCGCCCCCGCCCCTCCTCCCTGCGGAGGATGCCTTCACGGAGGAGACCGGCCGGAGCCGTTCCTCCCCAGGTCAGAGGGGCGGCCCCGGTGATCCGTCTACCGTGGGGCCATGGACTTCATGGACTCGTTCGCGGGACGGCGGGTGCCCCGGGCCGTCACCGACGCGGGTCTGGCCCTGCTGTTCACCGCGGGGGCGTTCGCCCCGCTCGGGCCGATGCCGCCCGAAGCGCCCGTACTGCGCACCCCGGACGCCCTGTTCGCCGTACTCGCCCTGCTGTCCGCGCTGCCGCTGGCCGTCCACCGGCGGTTCCCCCTGCCGGTCCTGCTGGTCATGACGGCGGCGGCGGCCGCGCTCCAGGGACGGCACTTCATCCCGCAGCTGTCGGGCCCGCAGGGCACCTCCATCGGGCCCGCCTACATCGGCGTGGCCACGGCCGTCCTGCTGACCGCCCTGCGGGGCACGCCCAGGACGGCCACCCTGGTCGTGGCCGTGGTCATCCCGGCCGCGGCCGTCACCGAGGCGGTCCTCGCCGCGGCCGGCCACCGCCTCGCCACGTTCCTGACGGAGGCCGTGCTGCTGGTCGCGGCGTGGGCGCTCGGCCGGCTCACCCGGGCCCGCTCCGCCATCCGCGACCAGGCCCTGGAGCGGGCCGCGGCGCTGGAACGCGCGCAGGCGGCCAACGCGCGCGCCGCCGTCATGGAGGAGCGGGCCCGGATCGCCCGCGAGCTGCACGACATCGTCGCGCACAACGTCAGCCTCATGGTCGTCCAGACGATCGCCGCCGACCGGGTGCAGGACCGCGACGGCGACAAGGCCCACGAACTGCACGGCACCATCGAGGAGACCGGCCGGGCGACCGTCACCGAACTGCGCAGGCTGCTCGACGTCCTGCGCACGGAGGACGAGGCGGACTCCGATCCGAACAAGGAGCCGCCGCAGCCCACCGTCGAGGCCGTTCCCGCCCTGCTGGACGCGGTGCGCGCGACGGGCCTCACCATCGACTGCTCGACGACCGGGACGCCCGTCGAGCTGCCGGCCGGCTCACACCTGACCGTCTACCGCGTCGTGCAGGAGGCCCTCACCAACACGCTCAAGCACGCCGGCCGCACCCGTACCGGTCTCACCGTGGCCTGGGAACCGGAGCACCGGCGGCTCGCCGTCCGGATCTGCGACGACGGCCCCCGGCCGGACGGGGAGCCGGCAGCGCGGCCGCCCGCCCCTGCCGACGGCCGCGGTCACGGACTGGTCGGCATGCGGGAACGTGTCCTCGCCGTGGGCGGTTCCCTGTACACCGGTCCGCGGCCGGGCGGCGGTTACTGCGTCCACGCGGTGGTGCCGCTGCCCCGCTCCCCGGCCGTCCCGCACGACGACCCGTTGCACCACGACCCGCCCCACCACGACCCGCCGCACCACGACAGCCACGACCTCCGCCACGAAGGGCACCCCCCGTATGCACGCGATCCGCGTCCTGCTGGTCGATGACCAGCCCATGATCCGGACCGGATTCCGGCTCATCCTCGAGGCCGAACCGGACATCGAGGTCGTGGGCGAGGCGTCGGACGGCGCCGGGGCCGTCGACGGTGCCCGGTCCCTGCGTCCGGACATCGTCCTGATGGACATCCGGATGCCGCACATGGACGGCGTCGAGGCCACGCGCCGCATCGTGGCGGCGGGATCGCCGAGCCGCATCGTCATCCTGACCACCTTCGACCTGGACGCGCACGTGGTGGACGCCCTGCGCGCGGGGGCCAGCGCCTTCCTCGTCAAGGACGGGCCCGCCGACTCGCTGGTCGGCGCCATCCGCACGGTGGCCGCCGGTGACGCCGTGCTCTCGCCGCGCGTCACCCACAGCCTGCTCGACCGCTTCGCCCACCTCGCCGCACCCGCGACCCCGGACGTGCCGTCCCGCCTCGGCGCCCTCACCGGCCGCGAGCTCGACGTCCTGCGCGCCCTGAGCCGCGGACTGTCCAACGCGGAGATCGCGCTCGAACTGGGCGTGGGCGAGACGACGGTCAAGACGCACATCGCGCACATCCTGGAGAAGTACGGGCTGCGCGACAGGGTGCAGGCGGTCATCCTCGCGTACGACTGCGGACTGGTGGTGCCGCGCGGCAGGCGGTGACGGGCGCACGGCCCGGACGGCGGACAGGTCAGGACGGCGGACAGGTCGGAGCCGGGAGCGGAAGGGAGTACCGTGGCGTCACCGGGCGCACCTCGTATGCCGTCACCCGTCGCGGCGTCGCACTCGGGGAACGGCAGAGAACGGCCAGGCCGGCACATGCCGGATCCGGCCGGAAATGAGCCGCACGATGCCTTCTGGCTCGTACCCTTCCGCCGTCTCCCGCACCCTCTTCCGCGCCTGACGCCGGCGGACCGGCCCCACTCGACCTCAGAGGATGCGGGACACATGTACTCACAGGACGCCATCTCCGGACACCGCCGGGGGCGGCCCGAACCGAGCGCCGAGATGCTCTCGGGACTGGCCTGCCTGACGTGCGGCACCGACTACCGCAAGACACCCGGCCCCGAGGCCGTGGTGGTCTCCCACCGTGCCGGCGGACAGCTGCTGGCCTGCCGCGGCACGTGCGCGCGCATGGCCTGCGGATCGGTCGACGGCCTCGGCGAGACACCCCTCCCGCTGGAGGAGCGCGTCCGCGGGCACCAGGGCGACCGTCCCTGAACCGGACGCCCCGGCGACCGCACCACGCACCACGCACCACGACAACCAAATAGATGAACGAGATAGAAGGACGCGCAATGAGTCTGCTGAGTCTCGGAGTACTCGCCTCCTCCCGCAAGGAGAACGAGTTCCGGCTGCCGCTGCATCCCGGTCACCTCGACCGGATCGCACCCGACGTACGCGCGAAGATCTTCCTCGAGGAGGGCTACGGCGAGCGCTTCGGCGTCGGCGACGACACGCTGCGTCCGCTGGTGGCCGGGCTGCGCTCGCGCGGGCAGCTCCTCGCCGAGTGCGACGTGCTGCTGCTGCCCAAGCCGATGCACGAGGACGTCGCCGAGCTGCGCGAGGGCCAGGTGCTGTGGGGCTGGCCGCACTGCGTGCAGGACGAGCGGATGACGCAGCTCGGCATCGACAAGCGGCTCACACTCATCGCCTGGGAGGCCATGAACCACTGGACCTCCACGGGTGCCTTCAGCGTCCACGTGTTCCACAAGAACAACGAACTCGCGGGCTACTCCTCCGTGTTGCAGGCACTGCAGCTCGGCGGACTGACCGGCAGTTACGGCCGCCGGATGCGCGCGGTGGTCATCAGCTTCGGCGCCACTGCGCGCGGGGCGGTCACCGGTCTCGGTGCCATGGGTGTCTCCGACGTCACGGTGCTGACCCAGCGGGCCGCCGCCGCGGTGGCCTCCCCGATGCCGTCGGTCGTGATGAACCACTTCGCGGAGCGGGAGGACGATCCGTCCCGCCTGGAGGCGCTCACGGGAT belongs to Streptomyces sp. V3I8 and includes:
- a CDS encoding sensor histidine kinase is translated as MDFMDSFAGRRVPRAVTDAGLALLFTAGAFAPLGPMPPEAPVLRTPDALFAVLALLSALPLAVHRRFPLPVLLVMTAAAAALQGRHFIPQLSGPQGTSIGPAYIGVATAVLLTALRGTPRTATLVVAVVIPAAAVTEAVLAAAGHRLATFLTEAVLLVAAWALGRLTRARSAIRDQALERAAALERAQAANARAAVMEERARIARELHDIVAHNVSLMVVQTIAADRVQDRDGDKAHELHGTIEETGRATVTELRRLLDVLRTEDEADSDPNKEPPQPTVEAVPALLDAVRATGLTIDCSTTGTPVELPAGSHLTVYRVVQEALTNTLKHAGRTRTGLTVAWEPEHRRLAVRICDDGPRPDGEPAARPPAPADGRGHGLVGMRERVLAVGGSLYTGPRPGGGYCVHAVVPLPRSPAVPHDDPLHHDPPHHDPPHHDSHDLRHEGHPPYARDPRPAGR
- a CDS encoding response regulator transcription factor gives rise to the protein MHAIRVLLVDDQPMIRTGFRLILEAEPDIEVVGEASDGAGAVDGARSLRPDIVLMDIRMPHMDGVEATRRIVAAGSPSRIVILTTFDLDAHVVDALRAGASAFLVKDGPADSLVGAIRTVAAGDAVLSPRVTHSLLDRFAHLAAPATPDVPSRLGALTGRELDVLRALSRGLSNAEIALELGVGETTVKTHIAHILEKYGLRDRVQAVILAYDCGLVVPRGRR
- a CDS encoding TetR/AcrR family transcriptional regulator, which codes for MTAQSFPVSEIVASRRPHRKDAARNYDALLTAAREAFTEQGADASLEDIARRAGVGIGTLYRNFPTRRHLFESLYADEVDALCQVAGEVAGLEPWEALTTWLDRFAGYMVTKRAVREALNDESEIFAACRDSMYAAGTPLFERAQRAGEARTDMDFVDLLRMVAGITATTFENDAQRDRVMSIALDGVRVTH
- a CDS encoding N(5)-(carboxyethyl)ornithine synthase; this translates as MSLLSLGVLASSRKENEFRLPLHPGHLDRIAPDVRAKIFLEEGYGERFGVGDDTLRPLVAGLRSRGQLLAECDVLLLPKPMHEDVAELREGQVLWGWPHCVQDERMTQLGIDKRLTLIAWEAMNHWTSTGAFSVHVFHKNNELAGYSSVLQALQLGGLTGSYGRRMRAVVISFGATARGAVTGLGAMGVSDVTVLTQRAAAAVASPMPSVVMNHFAEREDDPSRLEALTGSGTVPLAEYLAGFDIIVNCVRQDTDAPLMFVTDEELALFRPGTFFVDVSCDEGMGFAWARPTTFEDPMPTVGDGCHYYGVDHSPSYLWNSATWEISEALLPYLRTVMSGPASWDGDVTVRKAIEIRDGVVLNPKILSFQNRPAEYPHALPAPAPAVTREPASLPQPV